One window of Hypanus sabinus isolate sHypSab1 chromosome 10, sHypSab1.hap1, whole genome shotgun sequence genomic DNA carries:
- the LOC132400250 gene encoding tigger transposable element-derived protein 1-like, with the protein MLQATDDFENPGSLPTVREWWKSFNIRHAINNIDESWEEVMSSALNGAWKSIWVECVHTLNGFPAFTAAFQDCVALSLKIGGEGFSDLETADVVELLDSHGEELSVDDLPHLTRTESDSDEEESVELQVKDFTVKQLATFFKAAEHLAQMVMDTDPSLERSQHFSRSLPSSLLPFKQTYAEKQNAAKKTTLITSFKPVSSPAASSTEHSVSLPSPLAVLDMILTTHNHPPHPRKAARDHNNHSSPGANTPATVGFF; encoded by the coding sequence atgctgcaagcaacagatgaTTTTGAAAATCCAGGGAGCttaccaacggtgagggaatggtggaaatccttcaacatcagacatgccatcaacaacattgatgaaTCCTGGGAAGAGGTCATGTCTTCTGCTCTCAATGGAGCGTGGAAATCAATTTGGGTGGAGTGTGTGCACACCCTCAATGGGTTTCCTGCCTTCACTGCAGCTTTCCAGGATTGTGTGGCTCTCAGCCTTAAAATTGGTGGGGAAGGATTCTCAGATCTTGAGACTGCTGATGTGGTAGAACTCCTGGATTCTCATGGTGAAGAATTAAGTGTGGATGACCTTCCGCATTTAACTCGGACCGAAAGTGATAGTGATGAAGAGGAAAGTGTCGAGTTGCAGGTGAAGGATTTTACGGTGAAGCAACTGGCAACGTTTTTTAAGGCTGcagaacacttggcacaaatggtgATGGACacggacccaagtttagaacggagtcagcatttcagtcgttcCCTGCCGTCGAGCCTTCTTCCCTTCAAGCAAacttatgctgaaaaacaaaatgctgccaagaaaACAACCCTCATCACTTCcttcaaaccggtgtcatctcctgctgccagCAGTACTGAGcattctgtgagtcttccttcaccccttgctgtcctTGATATGATCCTGACGACCCACAACCATCCACCTCATCCACGTAAAGCTGCCCGggaccacaacaaccactcatctcccggagccaacacacctgccactgttg